The genomic DNA GATGGAGATCCACTCACCTATACGCTCGTCACGAATCCTACTCAGGGCACGTTCGTATTGGCGGGCAATACGCTCACCTACACGCCGGTGACGGCGCCCTCGCCCACCTATGATGCATTCACCTTCAAGGTGAGCGATGGCATGGCCGACAGCAACACGGCGAAGGTGTCCATCCAGATCGCCCATGAGGCGGCCTGCCTCGTCGCACCCGGTTATTGGGGGCCCACCGGCTCGCTGAGAGGGCCGCGCATCGAACATCGCGCCGCGCCGCTCCCTGGAGGAAAGGTGCTCGTGTCCGGAGATTTCAACTGGACCACGGAGGTGTATGACCCCCGCTCGGGTCGCTGGTCCCTGGGCTTGGATGCACTGGCCAGCCATCGCTACCACACCGCTACGACGCTCTCGGACGGCACGTTGCTCGTGGCGGGCGGTGAGGGAAGCGAGGCCGGAAACTTCACGGAGCTCTACGACCCCGCCCTGGAGTTGTGGCTGCCGGCCGATCCCATGCGCGTGGCCCGGGAGTATCACACGGCCACGCTTCTCCAGGACGGCCGCGTGCTCGTCACCGGAGGGCGGGACACGGTGTCTGGCGTTCTCTGGAAGTCGGCGGAGCTGTATGACCCGAGCACGCAACGGTGGCTGCCGGCTGCTTCCATGGGCACGGCGCGCCAGTACCACACGGCCACGCTCCTGCTGGATGGCCGGGTACTGGTCACAGGCGGTGAGACCGGCCCGGGGACGCGGACGGCGCTCGCGGAGATCTATGATCCCTCCACGGACGCCTGGACGGAGGCGAGCGCGATGATAGTGGCCCGGGGCTACCACACCGCCACCTCGCTGAAGGATGGGCGGGTGCTCATCACGGGCGGTGGCGACCGCCACGACAACAGCGATACCGCTGAGTTGTTCGATCCCGCGACGGGCACATGGACGGCCACGGGACGCATGCTCAAGGCGCGCCGCTACCACAGCGCCATCCCGTTCCCCGACGGCAAGGTGTTCGTCGTGGGCGGTTACAGCGATGGGGATGGCATCCTGTACCTCGCGGAGCTGTTCGACCCCGGGACCCGGACGTGGTCGCCCGCGGGTTGCACGAGTGTGAGCCGCTGGGGTGCCACGACCTCGTGGCTGACAGGCCCTGACCGCGTGCTCGTGACGGCGGGGGTCAGTACCGATGGGTTCCAGTCCACAGCGGATCTCTACTACCTGGCCAAACCCTAGAGGTCCGTTGGCGCTCGGTGACCCCGGTGGCGGTGCTCCTCGCCGCCGGGGCTGGCCGATCACCTGGAGCGCGTCATCCGCGGCAAGCGCGAGGCGGTGAAGCCGGTCATCATCGCGCCCCTACCTCGTGGGGGCTTACGCCTTCGCCGCCCTCTACGCCTACGGTGTCCTCGACGGCCTCGTCCTCACCCCACGAGCCCCTTGAGTCCTCCTGGATAGGAGACCCGGTTCGCGGACAGGCCGACGAGGGTGGGCGTCTCCAACGTCCCACCGCTGTTGAGAGCGGGCGTGTACCCTGGCGCACAGCTCGGCGGCATCTGTCTACTCGCCCACGCTGGTGGGCGCGCGCTTCTTCTCGACGATGGGCACGTAGCAGCGTCCTTCGTGCTCGTAGAAGTCCTCGCACGGCGCGATGCGCTCAAGCCGCTCCCAGCACGCGTCGTTGAGCAGGACCTGGGGCAGGGTGCACGGCGGCGCCCGCTGGCCCTTCATCCGCTTGCTGGGCATCTTCTTCGCCACCACCCCGGCGTCGCCCTGGCCGGTGAGGATCCACTCCGGCACCTCCGTGTCCTCCACCTTCATCTTCGCGCGCGGTGCCGGGCCCTCGCTGAGCGTGAGCACGCCCCAGAGGGCAATGCCCACGGCAACCGCCCCCACGGCGCGTGGGGCCCACGTGCGAGGCAGGTGCCACGCCGCGCGCACCACGTGACCTCGAGTGGGTGCAACTCGTGGCACGACACTGAAGACTCGAGCCCACTCCCGCCTTTTCTTTAAGGTCATGTTGGCGAGGTGACTTAGCGCGTCGTGCGCGCCGACGTCTACGGTCCACATCCGCGGACACCGGCATTCAACAGGAGGGAGATGGGCCTCCGTGCGTCTGGCCTGTACTCATGCCCTCAAGACCGAGGCCTCCAATATCCTGGATAATCTGTATTCCTGGATTTAATGTGCGTTTCCTCTCTGGTCCCGAGGAGAAGCGCCCATGCCGTTGTCCACCGCAGTTCTCGCCGCCACAGCCCTTGCCCTCTCGCCGCCCGCCGCGCGCGCGGAGGCGCCGTCCCTCCGCGAGCCTCGTCCAGGGGCGGAGAGCCCTTCGCTTCCGGCCGTCATCCTCGCGCGGGTGTCGTTCCAGTCCCAGGAGGAGCTTGATCAGCTCGCGCAGCGGTTGGACCTCACCGCGGCGGTGGATCGCACGAAGCGCACGGTGGAGGCCGTGCTCTCGCCCGAGCAGTACCTGGCGCTGGTGAAGGAGGGCCGGAGCGTGGAGCTGCTGGAGGAGCCCACCCGCGTCCTGAACGCGCCGCGCCAGCGCCTGGCCGCGCAGGCCACCGGCATCCCCGGGTACGCGTGCTACCGCACCGTGGACGAGACGTATTCGGCCATGGCGCGGCTAACCTCCTCCTACCCGAACCTCGCCTCGTGGAATGACATTGGCGACACCTGGGACAAGGTGACGGCGGGGGGCAAGCCCGGGGATGACATGCGGGTGCTGGTGCTCACCAACAAGTCGCGGCCGGGCCCCAAGCCGCGCTTCTTCCTCATGGGCGGCATCCACGCGCGTGAGTACACGACGGTGGAGCTGGCGGCCCGCTTCGCCGAGCAGCTCGCGACGAAGTACGGCACGGATCCCGAGGCCACCTGGTTGCTGGACTACAACGAGCTGCACCTGGTGGTGCAATCCAACCCCGACGGTCGGCGCATCGCCGAGACGGGTCAGGTCAAGCGCAAGAACAACGACACCCACGAGGGCGTTTGCACCACCACGACCTCGGGGATCGATCTCAACCGCAACAGCAGCTTTGACTGGGGACAAGGCGGCTCGAGCACCAGTGCCTGCAATGACACGTACCGGGGGCGCTCGGCGGCCTCCGAGCCGGAGACCCAGGCCCTGGAGAACTACCTGCTCTCCATCTTCCCGGACCAGCGCGGACCCGCCTCGACGGATCCGGCGCCCGCGGATGCCTCGGGCCTGTTGCTGAGCCTGCACAGCTACGGGGGTTACGTGCTCTATCCGTGGTCGACGACCACGACGCCCCCGCCCAACGCCACACAGCTGCGCACGCTGGGCCGCAAGTTCAATTACTTCAATGGGTATCAGGCGTGCCAGGTGGCCTCATGCCTGTACGCGGCCTCGGGCTCCACGGATGCGTTCGCCTACGGACGGCTGGGCGTGGCGGCATTCACCTTCGAGATGGGGAGCGCCTTCTTCGAGAGCTGCTCCACGTTCGAGAACACCCTCATGCCCAAGAACATGCCGGCCCTCTGGTACGCCTTCAAGGCGGCGCGGCGGCCGTACCAGAACCCCGCGGGCCCCGATGCCTTGAACCTCGCGCTGTCCGCGGGCACCGTGACGAAGGGCACTCCGGTGACGCTCACCGCCCAGGCCAATGACACCCGCTATGGCACCAATGGGGGCACGGAAGCCTCCCAGGCGATCGCGGGCGCGCGCTACTCCATCGACGCGCCTTCCTGGGTGTCCGGCACGCCCACCTACGCCATGAGCGCGGTGGATGGCGGCTTCAACAGCACCGCCGAGGCAGTCCAGGCCACGGTCTTCACCTCCGGACTGACGGCGGGCCGGCACACGCTCTTCGTGGAGGCGCAGGACGCCAGCGGTAACTGGGGCGTACCCACGGCCCTCTTCCTGACCGTGCAGTAGGCCTGGGTCCGGAACACGGCTCAACTGGAGGCGCAGGGCCGCGAGCGTGCTCTCGAGCTGCTCCAGGGTCCGCGCGCCGACCACCGGCACCAGGTCCGTCCGTTTCGCCAACGCCCAGGCAATGGCCAGCTGCGACGGGGTGACCTGTTTCTCCGCGGAGATGGCGGCCAGCGCGTCGACCAGCTTCATGTTCTGCTCGAAGTTGCCCGGGTGGAACCACGGCAGATGCGACCGGTGTCCCCCCTTCTCCGCCGGCTTCGCATTGCCGCTGAACAGGCCGTGCGCGAGCACCCCGTAGGCCGTCACGCCGATGCCGAACTCGCTCAACACCGGGAACACGTTCTGCTCGGGCTTGCGCGTGAACAGGGAGTATTCGATCTGCAAGTCACTGATCGCATGCACCGCGTGGGCACGGCGGATGGTCTCCGGCCCCATCTCGGAGAGACCGATGTGCCGCACATACCCGGCCTTCACCAGGTCCGCGATCGCCCCGATCGTGTCTTCGATCGGTACCGTCGGGTCGAGGCGCGCGGGCCGATAGACGTCGATGTGGTCCACGCCGAGCCGCTTGAGCGAATACGAGATGAAGTTCTTCACCGACGCGGGCCGGCCATCGAGGCCCACGAACATGCCGTCGGGTGAACGGAGCCCGCCGAACTTCACCGACAACTTCACCTTGTCGCGCCGGCCCTCGAGCGCCTTGCCGATCAGCATCTCGTCCCCCCGGCGCCGTAGAAATCAGCGGTGTCGATGAGATCCACCCCGCGACCAATGGCTTCGTGGATGAGCCGCAGCCCATCACCGTGGGCCAGCGCCTCCGAGCCGAGCGCGCTGGGGAAAACCGAGGGGCCGTTGCGGCCGAGCGTCCTGGATTGGATCGTCATCAGTGCCTCCACTAGTTACTTTTTACAAAATAGGTAAGTTGTAACAAATCACCCGTCAAGGGAATCATCGCGCCATGCCCCGCACCGGACTCTCCGCCGCTGAAATCAGGACCAAGGCCATCGACGTCGCGCTCGAACACATCCGCGCACACGGATTCGAGAAGGTTCGGCTCACCGACGTGGCCCGGGAGCTCGGCATCAGCCACGTCGCGCTCTACGCGCACTTCGCGAACAAGGAAGCGCTGCTCGACGCGGTGCTCGAACGGTGGCTCGAGGAGACAAGCGCCTCCCTCGAGAAGGTCTGCGCGTCGGATCGCAAACCGGAGCAGAAGCTCGAGCAGTGGTTCGTGAACCAGTACGCGATGAAACGCGATCGTGCGCTCCATGATCGCTCCACCTATTCGGCGTTCGAGACGGCCACCGCGGCGAAGAAGCCGTTCGTGAAGGCCTATCTCGCGCGGCGGAGCGCACAGCTCGTCGGTCTGCTCGACGAAGCCGGCTTCGATTCACCGCAACGCCACGCCGAGGTGCTGCTCGACGGCATGGCCGGCTTCTTTCATCCCCGCTTGATCCTCGAGAGCGCCGAGCAGAATCGCGAGCCGGAGCTCAAGCGGGTCCTGCGGACGCTCCTGCGCGGGCTCGAACGCTGATACATCGAGAGGCCATCGCCGCCCTCCTCGTGGAACACCGACGACGGCAGCTCATCCGGCGGCCCCTGGCGACCTTGGCCGAAAACGAAAGCCCCGCGATGTCCTAGGAGGACATCCGAGGCCTTGCTGCATCCCTAGCTGTGGAGGCGGCGGGAATCGAACCCGCAGGCAAGGTGATAGGAAACCCCAGGCAGGACGCGCTGTTACCCGCTATCGCCTTGATTCTCCTCGGGTTCGTCATCCCGCCCCGTCCCACGCCGTTCTCTCGTGTTCCGCCTCCAACCACGCTGGAGGGGTAGAGTCGACGGGAGGCGCGGTGCTGCTCGGGCTCGTCGGCGCCTGCTGCGAAGGTCCGCTCTCGCTCACCTTCTCGCCGAGTCTCACCCACGGTCCGTTTCCTCCACGCCGCTCATCGAACCGGACGTGCGGATTTCCCGCATCCGGCTCTCGGACAGGTTTCACGCGACGCTTCTCAGCGCAGGAGCGCACGTACCTCCAGCACTCCGAGGCTCCGGTGCACCTCGTTGTACTTGAAGCGAGACGTTGCTCGCGCCACCTTGTGCTTCCTGCTTAGGAAGTTCCTCACCCGTTCGGTCACGTGCCAGTCCAGCACGTTGAACGCGTGCATCGGCGAGTCGTAGGCGAAGTACGTCGCCCACCCTCGCAGGAACCGGTTGAGCTCGCCCGCTATCTCCTCCCAGCGCTCCGTCCTGCCGCGCCGAAGGATTCGGCTCACTTCACCTCGGGCATGCTCCATCGCCTTCTTCGACGGTCGGGCTCCCAGGTACTTCTGGCCGGTCTTCTTGTAGACCAGTGGCCCCAGTTCGTACCCGAGAAAGCGGAAATGCTCCTTCCGCGCATCGCGAATGCTCGTCTTCGTCTCGTTGAGCGTCAGCTTCATCCCCTTGAGCCATCGCTTCACCTGCGCCAACACCTCCGCGGCACCCCGACGGGCTACCACCACGAAGTCATCGGCGTAGTTGACAAGCACCGCTCCGCTCCTCTTCATCAGCTCGCTCTTGGCGAACACCCTCAGCAACCGGTTGATGTAGATGTTCGCCAGCAGCGGTGAGATGACACCTCCCTGCGGCGTTCCCTGCTTTGAGCGCTTGCCTCCGCTGTACTTCGGGCGTCCTTGCTCGTCCCTCTCTTCCACAGGCACCTTCAGCCACATCTTCACCAGATGCAGCACCGCCTTGTCCGCGATTCTCCTCGCGACGCTCTTCATCAGCTCCGCATGGGGAATCGTGTCGAAGTACTTCGAGAGATCCGCATCCACCACTTGGGTCCGCCCTCGCTTCAGCTCCTGATGGACCTCTTTGACCGCCTGCACTCCGCTGCGTCCGGGTCGATACCCGTATGCAGCCTCGCTCAAGTCGGCCTCGAATATGGGCTCCAGGATGAGTTTCGCCGCCGTCTGGACCACTCTATCCTTGAGCGTGGGAATACCCAGTGGCCGCTCGCCTCCTCCTGGCTTGGGTATCAGCACCCTGCGCACGGGCTGGGGCCGATACGTCTTCCCTTGCAGCTCGCGCTGCAACTCCTCGAGCCAGCGTTCCTCGCCGTACGCCTCGAGCTCCTCGAAGGTCTGTCCGTCCACTCCTGCGGCGCCCTTCTTCTGCTTCGACTGCCTGAGCGCCTCCGTCAGGACGTCCCACCGATGAAGCTTGTCGTACAGCGCGTAGAACCGGAACGTCGGCTCCGCCTTGGCCTTCGCGTACAGCTTCGCTCGGAGCTCTTCGAGCTTTGTAGGGGTTGTCAGGCTCACGCCAATCTCCCGCTGCGTCTGCTCCTTACGAAGCACCCTGAACCAGGGCCCCTTCCCTCCACGGTCGTTACCCGCTTCATCGGTAGTATGGGCCCCTCCGACTCCTGGCCTTCGCCACGCCCTTACGGCCACCCCTTTCAAGGTCGAATAGTGGCTCGCCACCTTTATGGTTTAGACAGGGCGGATGAGGGCGCATCAGTGAAGCTGGGCAGACCATCAGACATAGCCATGCCATGAAGCGCCCGGCGCTGCGGTGCTACTGGTCTCTTGCCTGCCTTGGTTGGCCTCCGTCTGCTGTTCAGGAGATTTTCTCGCCCTTGAGCACACGTGCTGTTGCCACATGCTTGCGCGCCACCTCTCCCGGTACATAGCCTTTCTTCACCTTCTTCTTGGCGGCGCGGGGATGTTTGCGCAATGTGGAAGGCTTCACCTTCTTCGCTAGCTCCAGCAGGAGCTCACTCAACTGCTCCGCGCTCCGTACTTCCTGTCCGCTCCAGTCCTCCGGCTCCACCACCATCATCATTCCTCCGTAAGCGAACTTCACTTCGGCGGCAATGTAAAAGGTGGACACCTGCATATTGGCAGCCTCCAGGTCATGGCTGGCTTCCACCGCGGTTTTCACCACCGACAACACATTGTAGGCCAGTACCGCCACCCCAAAGGCCAGCAGCGCCGCTCGTGGTCTCCCCAAACTCCGCACCTCGCTCTCGAGCACGGCCTCCAACTCTCCAAACATCCCTTCAATCGTCCAGCGCTTCCTGTACAGCTGCGCTACCTCCACGGCGCTCAGTTTCTCCTCGGGCACGTTCGTGAGCAGCCGAATGGCTGTTTCCCCGTCTTCTGTTGGCTCCTCCAACTCCACTTCAATCCGTCTCAACTCCAACGGCTCTTCCCCCTCCACTCGCACTGCCTGCTCGTACACACGTCCCGTTGGCCCTCGGCCTACTTCCCTCCGCTCCCCCAGCGCAGTCGGATTGGGCGACACGCCGTGCTCTCGAATGATGAAGGCCGCTCTCTTTTCATGCACCGCGCGCAGAATCCGGCTCGTGGAGAAGTTCCTGTCCGCCAGCCACAATTCTCCCTCCCGCACTCGCTCCAACACCGGCCCCATCAACGCCCGCTCTTGTGCATGCGCGTCTTCAGCCGGCAGCACATCCACCACCAGGCTCAACTCCGGCGCATACACCACCAACGACTGTCCGGGCAGCGCAGCTCCTCGGAATTCTCTCAACGGTTTGAGCCGCTTCTCACTGGCGGGGAGGTGATTGCCATCCAAGACTCGCACCTGGTAACCCGCCGCCCACGGCCCCTGCTTCTTCATGGGCCGCACCACGGGCAACAACCTCTCCGCGCTCCCTTGCACCAGGGCTCGCACCACCTGGGGCTCGGTGTGATTGACTTTGTCGTAGAGCGCCGCCAGCGAGACGGTCAAGTCCGGGTCGGACTGCGCCGCGGCGTGCAGCGACGGTCGCAGTCCCAGCGCCACCACTCCCATCAAATCCACTACCGAGGAGAAGAGCAACTCGCGCGTGTACTGCTGCTCTCGGTTCGCTTCGAATACCTCATCAATCCATTGCGAACTCAGGGCATGCTCAAGCGTGCGGCGCACCATCACCGTGACGGGACTGCGCTGCGTGAAACGCTCCATGATTGCCTTCAAGGCCACGTTTGTTCCTCCGCGATGGGGCGCGAGGAATTTGCCTCGACCGTCCGGCTCCCCGGACCCACTTCCGCCCAGGTGGGCTTTCACCCTCCCACCTGACCGCTAGGGTAGCACCCTCCACATGACCTTGAAAGTGGTGGCCCTTACGGCGTGTTCGGGTCGCTACCCCCCTCGGACCAGGTCTCCCGTGTTGCGCACTTCACCGTGTGCTCACATGCCGCGCCCCACTACCCCGGTGGTCCACCCGGCGATGTTGCTGTCGACCTTCTCGCCGGGCGCCTGGCCTTCCCTGTATGTGCGTCAGGTCGGCTCCCACGATTGCCCTTTCGGGGCCTGCTCGGGCTTCACTCACGTTGCGGCCTGCAAGCTCGCTCGACCTCCTTTCGAGGCCTTCTGTCTCTGGGCTTCGAGTCTGTCAGTCGCCCGAC from Melittangium boletus DSM 14713 includes the following:
- the ltrA gene encoding group II intron reverse transcriptase/maturase codes for the protein MSLTTPTKLEELRAKLYAKAKAEPTFRFYALYDKLHRWDVLTEALRQSKQKKGAAGVDGQTFEELEAYGEERWLEELQRELQGKTYRPQPVRRVLIPKPGGGERPLGIPTLKDRVVQTAAKLILEPIFEADLSEAAYGYRPGRSGVQAVKEVHQELKRGRTQVVDADLSKYFDTIPHAELMKSVARRIADKAVLHLVKMWLKVPVEERDEQGRPKYSGGKRSKQGTPQGGVISPLLANIYINRLLRVFAKSELMKRSGAVLVNYADDFVVVARRGAAEVLAQVKRWLKGMKLTLNETKTSIRDARKEHFRFLGYELGPLVYKKTGQKYLGARPSKKAMEHARGEVSRILRRGRTERWEEIAGELNRFLRGWATYFAYDSPMHAFNVLDWHVTERVRNFLSRKHKVARATSRFKYNEVHRSLGVLEVRALLR
- a CDS encoding M14 family metallopeptidase, giving the protein MPLSTAVLAATALALSPPAARAEAPSLREPRPGAESPSLPAVILARVSFQSQEELDQLAQRLDLTAAVDRTKRTVEAVLSPEQYLALVKEGRSVELLEEPTRVLNAPRQRLAAQATGIPGYACYRTVDETYSAMARLTSSYPNLASWNDIGDTWDKVTAGGKPGDDMRVLVLTNKSRPGPKPRFFLMGGIHAREYTTVELAARFAEQLATKYGTDPEATWLLDYNELHLVVQSNPDGRRIAETGQVKRKNNDTHEGVCTTTTSGIDLNRNSSFDWGQGGSSTSACNDTYRGRSAASEPETQALENYLLSIFPDQRGPASTDPAPADASGLLLSLHSYGGYVLYPWSTTTTPPPNATQLRTLGRKFNYFNGYQACQVASCLYAASGSTDAFAYGRLGVAAFTFEMGSAFFESCSTFENTLMPKNMPALWYAFKAARRPYQNPAGPDALNLALSAGTVTKGTPVTLTAQANDTRYGTNGGTEASQAIAGARYSIDAPSWVSGTPTYAMSAVDGGFNSTAEAVQATVFTSGLTAGRHTLFVEAQDASGNWGVPTALFLTVQ
- a CDS encoding TetR/AcrR family transcriptional regulator, whose product is MPRTGLSAAEIRTKAIDVALEHIRAHGFEKVRLTDVARELGISHVALYAHFANKEALLDAVLERWLEETSASLEKVCASDRKPEQKLEQWFVNQYAMKRDRALHDRSTYSAFETATAAKKPFVKAYLARRSAQLVGLLDEAGFDSPQRHAEVLLDGMAGFFHPRLILESAEQNREPELKRVLRTLLRGLER
- a CDS encoding IS4 family transposase, producing the protein MVRRTLEHALSSQWIDEVFEANREQQYTRELLFSSVVDLMGVVALGLRPSLHAAAQSDPDLTVSLAALYDKVNHTEPQVVRALVQGSAERLLPVVRPMKKQGPWAAGYQVRVLDGNHLPASEKRLKPLREFRGAALPGQSLVVYAPELSLVVDVLPAEDAHAQERALMGPVLERVREGELWLADRNFSTSRILRAVHEKRAAFIIREHGVSPNPTALGERREVGRGPTGRVYEQAVRVEGEEPLELRRIEVELEEPTEDGETAIRLLTNVPEEKLSAVEVAQLYRKRWTIEGMFGELEAVLESEVRSLGRPRAALLAFGVAVLAYNVLSVVKTAVEASHDLEAANMQVSTFYIAAEVKFAYGGMMMVVEPEDWSGQEVRSAEQLSELLLELAKKVKPSTLRKHPRAAKKKVKKGYVPGEVARKHVATARVLKGEKIS